Below is a genomic region from Deltaproteobacteria bacterium.
CGACCTTTTTGACCCCGATCGTGGTTCTGGGTTCCTGGTCGGATATCCAGAAGCGCGTCGGGAGTTTTTATTTCCTTCTCCTCCTGCTCGAGGTGGCGATGTTGGGTGTTTTCTCAAGTCTCGATCTCTTCCTTTTCTATGTCTTTTGGGAAGGGGTCCTGATCCCGATGTATTTCATTATCGGAATTTGGGGAGGGGGGCGGAAGGTCTATGCGGCGATCAAGTTTGTCCTGTATACGATGGTCGGAAGTCTGCTGATGCTCGCGGCGATCCTCTATCTCTATTTTGCGGCGGGCAAATCATTTTCATTGATCGATCTCTACGTGGTCTCGCTTCCGCTGAAGGCGCAACTCTGGCTCTTCTCTGCCTTTGCCTTGGCCTTCGCGATCAAGATTCCCCTCTTCCCTTTTCATACCTGGCTTCCCGATGCGCATGTGGAGGCCCCAACGTCAGGCAGTGTGATCCTTGCTGGTGTCCTGCTGAAAATGGGGACCTATGGCTTTGTCCGTTTTGCGATGCCGCTTTTTCCTCACGCGATGCAGCTCGCAACCCCTTTATTCCTGATCCTCTCCGTGATCGGCATTGTCTACGGCGCCTTGGTTTCCATGGTCCAGCCGGATCTCAAAAAGTTGATCGCTTATTCTTCTGTCTCTCATCTGGGGTTTGTGATGTTGGGGCTTGCCTCGCTCACCCCTCAGGGGGTTGCGGGGGCGACCCTCCAGATGGTCAATCATGGGCTCTCCACAGGGGCCCTCTTTTTGCTTGTGGGAATGATCTATGAACGTCGTCATACACGAGAGATAAAGGAGTTTGGGGGACTTGCGAGTCAAATGCCGATTTATACAGTCATCTTTCTCATCGTCGCCTTTTCCTCGATGGGGCTTCCGGCGACCAACGGGTTTGTCGGTGAATTTTTGATCTTGATCGGGACGTTTCGAAGCAGTCCTGTTTATGCGGCGATCGGGGGACTCGGTGTTGTTTTGGCCGCTGTCTATCTGCTCTGGATGGTTCGACGCGTCTTTTTTGGACCTCTTGCTCGGGAAGAGAACAAGGGTCTTTCTGATCTGAATAGACGTGAGGTTGCGCTGCTTCTCCCGATTCTCCTTTTTGTTTTTTGGATCGGGATCGCCCCTGGATTTTTATTGAAAAAGATGAATCCTTCAGTCGATCGTTTTCTTGACCGAACGGTGGTGTTTACGCATGGCATGGCTCGAGACAATTAACTGGTTTTTGTTGAGTGAGGCGGCGAGGCCGATCCTGATTCTGATTTCGGGCGGGCTTGTCCTTCTCCTGTTTTCGGCCTTCTCCGATCGACTCCAGAAGGCCTCGATGCTTTTTTCGTTCGCCCTGACCCTTGGGGCCTTCGTGCTGACCTGGAAGACATGGCTTACCGGTCTTCCTGTCAACCTCGAGATTTTCTTTTTTGATCGGCTTTCCTATTTGCTCGATCTGATCTTCCTTTTTTCACTGCTGATCACGCTGCTTTTTTCGAGAGACTATTTACGTGAGGATCGCCTCGAGAGAGGAGAATATTATGCCCTGCTCTTTTTTGCGACGTCTGGATTGATGCTGATTTCCCATGGGGCTGATCTGATGCTTATTTTTTTGGGGTTGGAGCTCGCCTCGCTCTCGACCTATATCCTTGCCGGATTCCAAAGGGGTTTCATCAAGTCTTATGAGGCGTCACTCAAATATTTTATCCTCGGCTCCTTCGCCTCGGCCTTTTTGCTCTATGGGATCGCCTTGGCCTATGGGGCCCTGGGGACGAGTTCCTTGCAGGCATTTTCACAAGGGAATGAGCTGAGTGATGAGAAGATCCTGTTGCTGAGTCTCTCGATCGCTTTGCTTCTGATCGGCGTCTGTTTCAAGATCGCTGCGGTTCC
It encodes:
- a CDS encoding NADH-quinone oxidoreductase subunit M; amino-acid sequence: MNFVDSHLLTLVIFSPLVGLLPLLFLREVRWQRWGAFFASLIPFLFSIHLFNKFQSTGDFEFVEKIAWIPWFRIHYYLGVDGFSLPLVLLTTFLTPIVVLGSWSDIQKRVGSFYFLLLLLEVAMLGVFSSLDLFLFYVFWEGVLIPMYFIIGIWGGGRKVYAAIKFVLYTMVGSLLMLAAILYLYFAAGKSFSLIDLYVVSLPLKAQLWLFSAFALAFAIKIPLFPFHTWLPDAHVEAPTSGSVILAGVLLKMGTYGFVRFAMPLFPHAMQLATPLFLILSVIGIVYGALVSMVQPDLKKLIAYSSVSHLGFVMLGLASLTPQGVAGATLQMVNHGLSTGALFLLVGMIYERRHTREIKEFGGLASQMPIYTVIFLIVAFSSMGLPATNGFVGEFLILIGTFRSSPVYAAIGGLGVVLAAVYLLWMVRRVFFGPLAREENKGLSDLNRREVALLLPILLFVFWIGIAPGFLLKKMNPSVDRFLDRTVVFTHGMARDN